One stretch of Candidatus Poribacteria bacterium DNA includes these proteins:
- a CDS encoding leucine-rich repeat domain-containing protein: protein MMKPGKDFGIQTHGLCYTAIILTLILLGFGSAEAQQNLAQQAYNIFQQNCLTCHGPNGSFTEQLIIESAQGLIATGTVVPGSPDASEFYKRLLGPTENGAQMPFAQPPLPPAAIETIRQWIAEGAQDWEVQHDITFITTDAMLTAIQAHLATLEPFDRPFARYFTLTHLYNAGKSLEELEAYQLALSKLVNSLSWGFEIRNPVPIDIAETIFYIDLRHYEWDRNKAWTQLEQMYPYNIAFNEETRAGLLEKLTNLQAEMKCGVPFMHIDWFLGTASLPPLYHDILDLPETDSELERDLDVNVARNIESAPGVHVRRAGFKESGVSNNNRVVERHTSRYGAYWKSYDFAENTGTRDILTHPLSFTHDGGEVVFNLPNGLQAYYVSDASGNRINEAPIAIVRNLGASDPTVRNGLSCIGCHTEGMKTFEDEVRAVFEKQPDSVTKAQVLRLYVVKSEMDTYVEADTQRYKAALEKTGGEFDGIEPVSRFYEAFHGSLDAPHAAAAVGLETETFLNEIRNKQSLRDLGLAGLLNDRNVKRDTWTEQFPNIISALYSDDPSDDEDDDRRTPTVYIPDVNLRAAIEGALGKTSGSVITPADMAKLTHIIADERDISNLTGLEHATNLERIEFRRNVISDLSPLAGLIRLNNIKLRGNKITDVSPLAGLINVDWLGLEENTIRNLSPLKGLVKLKGIGIEGNPLSDVSPLSGLLSLEGIRAWNTPISDFSPLAEARRLRWIEFSGDRSLSELSSLKNVKSLRRLVINHCGISDISGLSELTQLQSLTLHDNSISDISPLANLKGLTHLNLEHNVIKDVSPLKELTRLKELHLNSNVISDVSPLAGLVNLENWIFAITLYLTFRL, encoded by the coding sequence ATGATGAAACCCGGAAAAGACTTCGGAATCCAAACGCACGGTTTGTGCTACACTGCAATTATCTTAACACTCATTCTATTAGGATTTGGAAGCGCGGAGGCACAGCAGAACCTTGCACAACAGGCATACAATATCTTTCAACAGAACTGCCTCACCTGCCACGGACCAAACGGTTCCTTTACCGAACAACTCATCATTGAATCTGCCCAAGGATTGATTGCTACCGGGACAGTTGTTCCTGGAAGCCCCGATGCCTCCGAGTTCTATAAGCGGTTGCTTGGTCCTACCGAAAACGGTGCCCAGATGCCTTTTGCACAACCGCCACTTCCACCGGCAGCAATTGAGACAATTCGACAATGGATTGCCGAAGGCGCGCAGGATTGGGAGGTCCAGCACGACATCACCTTCATTACAACCGATGCAATGCTTACCGCAATCCAGGCACACCTTGCCACCCTCGAGCCCTTTGACCGTCCCTTTGCACGCTACTTTACATTGACGCATCTCTATAACGCTGGTAAAAGTCTTGAGGAATTGGAGGCTTATCAACTTGCCCTCTCTAAACTCGTTAACAGCCTCTCTTGGGGATTTGAAATACGTAACCCGGTACCAATAGACATCGCTGAGACGATCTTCTACATTGATCTGCGGCATTACGAATGGGACAGAAATAAAGCGTGGACGCAGCTTGAGCAGATGTACCCTTATAATATTGCGTTCAATGAGGAAACACGAGCGGGCTTGCTTGAAAAGTTAACGAACCTCCAAGCAGAAATGAAATGTGGGGTGCCGTTCATGCATATTGATTGGTTTCTTGGGACAGCATCCTTACCACCGCTCTACCACGACATTCTGGACTTGCCAGAAACCGATAGCGAATTGGAGAGAGACCTTGATGTAAATGTCGCGAGGAACATTGAGAGCGCGCCGGGGGTGCATGTCCGGCGCGCAGGTTTTAAAGAATCTGGTGTCTCGAATAACAACCGCGTCGTGGAACGCCACACCTCTCGGTACGGCGCGTATTGGAAAAGTTATGACTTTGCAGAAAATACAGGAACGCGGGATATCTTGACACACCCCCTCTCCTTTACACACGACGGCGGTGAAGTCGTCTTCAATCTCCCGAACGGATTGCAGGCATACTATGTGTCTGATGCCTCGGGTAACCGAATCAACGAAGCACCGATAGCCATCGTTAGAAACCTTGGCGCGAGTGATCCAACTGTGCGCAACGGACTCTCCTGCATCGGGTGCCATACAGAAGGGATGAAGACGTTTGAGGATGAGGTGCGTGCTGTTTTTGAAAAGCAGCCTGACTCCGTTACCAAAGCACAGGTGTTGCGGTTGTATGTGGTGAAATCGGAGATGGACACCTATGTGGAGGCAGATACACAACGTTACAAGGCAGCACTTGAAAAAACAGGCGGTGAATTCGATGGTATTGAACCGGTGTCTCGTTTCTACGAGGCGTTTCACGGGTCCCTTGATGCGCCACATGCTGCCGCTGCCGTCGGTTTAGAAACAGAGACATTCCTTAATGAGATTCGTAACAAACAAAGTTTACGAGACTTAGGTTTGGCTGGGCTCCTAAATGACAGAAACGTGAAGAGAGACACGTGGACAGAACAATTTCCTAACATAATTTCTGCCCTGTATTCAGACGACCCGTCAGATGATGAAGACGATGATCGCCGCACACCGACTGTTTACATTCCAGACGTGAACTTGCGAGCAGCAATTGAGGGGGCACTCGGCAAGACCTCGGGGAGTGTGATTACACCGGCAGACATGGCAAAATTGACGCATATCATTGCAGATGAAAGAGACATCAGCAATCTAACAGGACTTGAGCATGCGACGAATCTGGAACGGATAGAATTCCGTCGAAATGTGATATCCGACTTGTCTCCGTTAGCAGGATTAATCCGATTGAATAACATCAAGCTGCGCGGGAATAAAATAACCGATGTATCCCCACTCGCAGGACTAATCAATGTGGACTGGCTCGGGCTTGAGGAGAACACAATCAGAAATTTATCCCCACTGAAGGGATTAGTAAAATTAAAGGGGATAGGGATTGAAGGTAACCCGCTATCCGATGTGTCACCCCTTTCAGGATTACTTAGCTTGGAAGGTATAAGAGCTTGGAATACTCCCATATCAGATTTTTCCCCCTTAGCGGAAGCACGCAGGCTGAGATGGATAGAATTTAGCGGCGACAGGTCCCTCTCGGAACTTTCATCTCTAAAAAACGTAAAAAGTTTAAGGCGTCTGGTAATCAACCATTGTGGTATTTCAGATATCTCTGGATTATCGGAACTAACACAGTTACAATCTTTAACGTTGCATGATAACTCGATATCGGACATATCGCCCCTGGCAAATTTAAAGGGGTTGACACATCTGAATCTTGAGCATAACGTTATAAAAGATGTGTCGCCCCTTAAAGAATTAACCCGTTTAAAAGAACTGCACCTCAATAGTAACGTCATATCGGATGTATCACCACTTGCAGGGTTAGTCAACTTGGAAAACTGGATCTTCGCAATAACGCTATATCTGACTTTTCGTCTTTAG
- a CDS encoding dockerin type I domain-containing protein encodes MIAPTGGRIGQDAAASGIDFLKQMSNGAVTELEIANNGATEGEPVGNAVWISHKIDPEAHNNINKMLDSLDFEKEREDRKHYVIYGSVILHSPREEKTTMFVGSHHHHKVWLNGQLVNENYGWADGYQDFFRVTLKQGVNVLLVAVYTDNIWWAGYFGFAPDAEYTVLPTGTRFSLSTEATQVEVDGTFTLHLRAEDIADLAGWQTDIRFDPTVLKVNSVTEGSFLEQGGGRTYFRRGTIDNTTGRIKGVNSLRISEGGVNGEGTLLSVRFTAIANGESRVSMRNFQVGSSTGETISATPPEILITVAAPEPVFPAYDVNEDGVTDAMDAQLVVTALGQKPPENPRTDVNGNGVVDGKDLILVAEHLGEGPAPAAPSNIELPPGVTLEMVEYALDVLRAADDGSLTFQRGIENVEQLLTLFIPEKTALLHNYPNPFNPETWIPYQLAEPADVTLHIYAVDGALVRRLDLGHQTAGIYQHRSRAAYWDGKNELGESVASGVYFYTLTANDFTATGKMLVMK; translated from the coding sequence ATGATTGCTCCGACAGGAGGAAGGATAGGTCAAGACGCTGCTGCCTCTGGGATAGATTTTCTTAAACAAATGAGTAACGGCGCTGTAACGGAGTTGGAAATTGCTAACAATGGTGCAACTGAGGGGGAACCTGTTGGAAACGCGGTGTGGATATCCCACAAAATCGATCCTGAAGCACACAATAACATCAATAAAATGCTGGACAGTCTTGACTTTGAAAAGGAGAGGGAAGATAGGAAACACTATGTTATCTATGGTTCTGTTATCCTGCATTCACCACGTGAAGAAAAAACAACGATGTTTGTCGGGAGCCATCATCATCACAAAGTCTGGCTTAATGGGCAATTGGTTAATGAGAATTACGGTTGGGCTGACGGTTACCAAGACTTTTTTCGCGTTACACTGAAACAAGGCGTGAATGTTTTGCTAGTCGCAGTTTATACAGATAATATTTGGTGGGCCGGTTATTTTGGGTTCGCCCCTGACGCGGAATATACTGTATTACCTACTGGCACCAGATTCTCCTTGTCTACAGAGGCAACACAAGTAGAGGTCGACGGTACGTTTACCCTCCATCTCAGGGCAGAAGATATCGCCGATTTAGCAGGTTGGCAAACAGATATTAGGTTTGACCCCACTGTTCTGAAAGTAAATAGCGTGACCGAGGGCAGCTTCTTGGAGCAAGGCGGCGGACGCACCTATTTTCGGAGAGGCACGATTGATAACACAACAGGTAGGATTAAGGGTGTAAATTCACTGAGGATTTCTGAAGGCGGGGTGAACGGTGAAGGCACGCTACTGTCAGTGAGATTCACCGCTATCGCAAACGGAGAAAGTCGCGTGTCGATGCGTAACTTTCAAGTGGGTTCCAGTACCGGCGAGACAATCTCTGCTACACCACCCGAAATTCTCATCACCGTGGCGGCACCTGAGCCTGTTTTCCCGGCTTATGATGTCAACGAGGATGGCGTAACGGATGCAATGGATGCACAATTGGTAGTGACAGCGTTGGGTCAAAAACCGCCTGAGAACCCACGCACCGATGTGAATGGCAACGGGGTTGTAGATGGAAAAGACCTCATTCTTGTTGCTGAACATCTTGGCGAAGGTCCTGCACCGGCTGCGCCCTCAAATATCGAACTGCCTCCAGGGGTGACGCTCGAAATGGTTGAATATGCATTAGATGTCCTGCGCGCAGCAGATGACGGGTCGCTCACTTTCCAACGCGGGATTGAAAACGTTGAGCAACTCTTGACGTTGTTTATTCCAGAGAAGACGGCTTTACTTCACAACTACCCAAATCCGTTCAATCCTGAAACATGGATACCCTACCAACTCGCTGAACCCGCGGATGTCACATTGCACATCTACGCGGTGGATGGTGCTCTGGTTCGGAGATTGGATTTGGGTCATCAGACTGCAGGTATCTATCAGCACCGGAGTCGTGCTGCATATTGGGATGGTAAAAATGAACTCGGTGAATCCGTCGCAAGTGGTGTCTATTTTTATACACTCACCGCTAACGATTTCACTGCTACCGGCAAAATGCTCGTGATGAAATAA
- a CDS encoding leucine-rich repeat domain-containing protein, which produces MQLTKIQHTFICTLVLCATLFLIFPLTTTAQTVNIPDANLQAAIAEALGKAPNARITADEMARLTNNFDANNRGIKDLTGLEAATNLDDLRLNDNLISDISPIKGLIRLRHIELENNAISDLSPLQGLISLEQLRFSHNLITDLSPLQGLINLRGIAIHHNAISDLSALAGLIKLEWIGMSHNPLADLTPLDGLVNLHNYHSWGTPVVNLAAVAKLPKLREINVCGGEISDISALANAKGLKELYLIDNEISDLSALEGLTGLTRLSLKHNEVSDISSLEGLSSLTWLELHDNAISDVSPLAKLNNLTWLDLSENAITDVSSLTLLPNLTWMGLNDNAIMDVASLERFPENTSISHSSFINSAFPEAGPKIEGPWLWVIVPGSRLDHTDLLAKASGGAATEIKVATFGATDGKSVGDSKWRAHKLSPTGGNNLNEMTDALGWGSGSEIYDHVVYGSVTLNSPRKQDTTMLVGSDDEVKVWLNGELVHYNPVIRGAGDFQDAFPVTLKQGVNVLLVAVDNRGHGAFSGFFGFAQDTEYTVNPPERKFIIKTPAWDVNRDGLTNILDIILVGQDMGRDRPTNTRTDVNKDGKRDISDLILVAQHLGELSGISAAPAALAVDSMELDPAVIRGWIAQASLENDGSIAFQQGIANLQQLLALLVPKKTALLANYPNPFNPETWIPYQLAEPADVTLRIYGMSGVLIRTLDMGHQSAGIYHQQSRAAYWDGKNELGESVASGVYFYTLTAGDFTKTRKMLIMK; this is translated from the coding sequence ATGCAACTCACTAAAATACAACATACTTTCATCTGCACGCTCGTGCTTTGCGCGACGCTGTTTCTGATATTTCCACTAACCACAACGGCACAAACCGTTAACATTCCCGACGCGAACCTACAAGCGGCAATTGCAGAGGCACTCGGTAAAGCACCAAACGCTCGGATTACCGCAGATGAAATGGCGAGGTTAACGAATAATTTTGATGCGAATAACAGAGGCATCAAGGATTTGACTGGGCTTGAAGCTGCGACAAATCTGGATGACTTAAGGCTTAACGACAATCTAATATCCGATATATCTCCAATCAAAGGATTGATAAGGCTGCGTCACATAGAGTTGGAAAATAACGCTATATCTGATCTCTCTCCTCTTCAAGGATTAATCAGCTTGGAGCAGCTACGGTTTTCGCATAATCTGATAACCGATCTCTCTCCGCTCCAAGGCTTAATCAACTTGCGCGGGATAGCGATCCATCACAACGCAATATCCGATTTATCCGCCCTCGCGGGTCTAATAAAATTGGAATGGATAGGGATGAGCCATAATCCGTTGGCAGACCTCACACCACTTGATGGGTTAGTTAACTTGCATAATTATCACTCTTGGGGCACGCCTGTAGTGAACCTTGCCGCCGTGGCGAAATTGCCGAAACTCAGGGAGATAAATGTGTGCGGCGGAGAGATATCGGATATCTCCGCCTTAGCCAACGCGAAGGGTTTAAAAGAGCTTTACCTTATTGATAATGAGATTTCGGACCTATCAGCCTTGGAAGGGTTAACAGGTTTGACACGTCTGAGTCTTAAACATAATGAAGTATCCGATATATCGTCTCTTGAAGGGCTAAGCAGCCTCACATGGTTAGAACTCCACGACAATGCAATATCGGACGTATCTCCGCTTGCGAAACTAAATAACTTGACATGGTTAGATCTTAGCGAAAATGCGATAACGGATGTATCCTCTCTCACACTTTTGCCCAACTTGACATGGATGGGACTCAACGACAATGCAATAATGGACGTAGCAAGTTTAGAAAGATTTCCTGAGAACACATCTATCTCACACTCAAGTTTCATTAACTCCGCTTTCCCGGAAGCCGGTCCAAAAATTGAGGGACCTTGGTTATGGGTAATTGTGCCAGGATCACGCCTTGACCACACAGACCTGCTGGCAAAAGCGAGTGGGGGTGCCGCAACAGAGATAAAAGTCGCTACCTTTGGGGCAACTGACGGAAAATCCGTTGGTGACAGCAAATGGAGAGCACATAAACTCTCCCCGACGGGTGGGAATAACCTCAACGAAATGACAGATGCACTCGGTTGGGGGTCAGGTTCGGAAATATATGACCATGTCGTTTACGGTTCCGTCACGTTGAATTCCCCGCGTAAACAGGACACAACGATGCTTGTCGGGAGTGATGATGAGGTGAAAGTTTGGCTCAACGGCGAGTTGGTTCACTATAACCCTGTGATACGGGGTGCTGGCGATTTCCAAGATGCGTTTCCTGTTACACTGAAGCAAGGCGTAAACGTCCTATTAGTTGCTGTTGACAATCGCGGACACGGAGCCTTTAGCGGTTTTTTCGGTTTCGCACAAGATACGGAATATACAGTAAACCCACCTGAGAGAAAATTTATCATAAAAACACCCGCATGGGATGTGAACAGAGATGGACTAACGAACATTCTGGATATCATTCTGGTAGGTCAGGATATGGGAAGGGACAGACCTACCAACACGCGAACCGATGTAAACAAGGATGGAAAGCGCGATATCTCAGACCTTATCCTCGTGGCACAACACCTCGGCGAACTCAGCGGAATTTCTGCTGCACCTGCTGCGCTTGCCGTAGACAGCATGGAATTAGATCCGGCAGTGATACGCGGATGGATAGCACAGGCATCCCTTGAAAATGATGGTTCGATCGCCTTCCAACAGGGAATCGCGAATCTCCAACAACTTTTGGCATTACTGGTTCCTAAAAAAACGGCATTGCTTGCAAACTATCCGAACCCGTTCAATCCAGAAACGTGGATACCGTACCAGCTCGCTGAACCTGCCGATGTCACCTTGCGTATCTATGGCATGAGTGGTGTATTGATTCGGACGTTGGATATGGGACACCAGTCTGCTGGTATCTATCACCAACAGAGTCGCGCAGCGTATTGGGATGGGAAAAATGAACTCGGTGAATCTGTGGCAAGTGGTGTCTATTTTTATACCCTAACCGCAGGCGATTTCACGAAAACGCGTAAAATGTTGATAATGAAATAA
- a CDS encoding leucine-rich repeat domain-containing protein, with the protein MKGWKNFIKISILLILILGYQTTEAQQDLAQQAYEILDHNCSGCHGEHGTFTEQLIIRSSQELIETGAIIPGNPNDSKFYQRLIETDLARRMPLNAPPLTQEALNTIHQWIQTGATDWTTFTRPDIDFITPNQVLETIEGHVESLAPFDRAFARYFTLTHLYNAGETTEALRAYSVALSKLVNSLSWGFEVKKPTPIDPSGTIFHIDLRHYEWDIRNEAWTQIEREYPYKIEFDSETQANLNEKLTNLREEMRCEVPFVHVDWFLATASLPPLYHDILDLPETDRELERDLDVNVARNIQSAPGVRVWRAGFNDSGVSTNNRVVERHTSRYGAYWKSYDFAGSVGAQDIFTHPLSFAPDGGEIIFNLPNGLQAYYISDASGSRINVAPTTIVSNPAASDPAVRNGLSCIGCHTEGMKTFEDTVRTTVQRAQNPRFDKEQALRLYVEKAVMDALVKDDKIRYETALRATGGIPGGIEPVHRFHEVFHDPLNASYAAAAVGLETDVFLQEIREKSSLQNLGLTGLIDGGNVQRDTWTDRFDEVIAALNSPDDPSIITPVVVDRTQPTPTGAVYIPDVNLRAAIEETLGKVPGASITTEDMARLTRLEADERGIRDLTGLEYAINLERIEFRRNEISDLSPLTGLTRLNNIKLRGNRITDVSPLADLTNVDWLGLEENAITDLSPLKELIKLNGIGISGNPIADVSPLTSLISLEGIDAWRTPISDFSPLAKLPRLRWIGFGNDRSVSTIPSLKGLKSLRRLEISDCNISDLSALAELTQLEWLTLVNNLISDVSPLSHLKDLEHLNLDANVISDVSPLAKLTKLKVLYLENNAISDVSPLKDLTNLERLDLRNNAISDFSPLDGLPEETFIRMEGNQGFLVRGSRKITGPWLWMIAPTGERGGANAAASGIDFLAQMSDGAVTELKIATNGATEGNLVGNKVWTIGELSPTGGNNINDMANDTRLGSGDINDHVAYGSVALDSPREQKTTMLVGSDDAVKVWLNGVLVHNNPVNRGAGDFQDQFPVTLKKGTNTLLIAVYERGGGWSGFFGFETGTDYTIIPADTRFSLSTETTRFATGDTFTLYLNTKGVDDLAGWQSDIIFDPVVLKANSVKDGNFLRQGGGRTHFLEGAIDNTEGRITGVGSARISEGGADGDGTLLSVTFTAKAAGETRVALREFQAGSSTGKAMPSASPDITITVGDPSTLDVSDTAFSLSTDTASVHLGDTFTLRLRAKDITDLAGWQSDIAFDPAVLEAVEVSEGDFLKAEGISTFFGTGTIDNTTGKITNVSTARFKGGVSGTGTLLSIIFTAKAVGETRVTFSNFYAGSSSTEVIPSDTPEIAITVEDSAFLTSDVNRDDQVNVLDLILVAQLLGSTASGDSRADVNGDGTINVLDLIVVAQHLGESTEGAAPSNVAAIDSLGLNPAMIQAWIAQAQIENDGSLAFQQGIAKLEQLLALFIPEETALLHNYPNPFNPETWIPYQLAEPAEVTVHIYATNGILVRTLALGYQPAGIYQYQSRAAYWDGKNEVGESVASGVYFYTLTAGDFTATRKMLIRK; encoded by the coding sequence ATGAAAGGTTGGAAGAACTTCATCAAAATTAGTATTCTATTAATACTTATTTTGGGGTATCAAACTACTGAGGCACAACAGGATCTCGCACAACAAGCGTATGAGATTCTCGACCATAACTGTTCAGGCTGCCACGGAGAACACGGCACCTTCACAGAGCAGCTTATCATCCGAAGTAGCCAAGAACTAATTGAAACTGGAGCAATTATTCCTGGAAATCCTAACGATTCAAAATTCTACCAGCGGTTAATCGAGACCGATCTGGCAAGACGGATGCCACTTAACGCACCCCCACTCACCCAAGAAGCACTCAATACAATTCACCAATGGATTCAAACAGGTGCAACGGACTGGACTACCTTTACACGTCCGGACATCGATTTCATCACGCCAAACCAAGTGCTTGAAACGATTGAAGGTCACGTCGAATCTCTCGCACCATTTGACCGCGCCTTCGCGCGTTATTTTACTCTCACACATCTCTATAATGCTGGCGAGACGACTGAGGCACTACGTGCCTATAGCGTCGCGCTCTCGAAATTAGTAAATAGTCTATCTTGGGGTTTTGAAGTCAAAAAACCGACACCTATTGATCCGAGCGGAACAATCTTTCACATCGACTTACGGCACTACGAGTGGGATATCAGAAATGAAGCATGGACACAGATTGAAAGGGAATACCCCTATAAGATTGAATTCGATTCTGAAACGCAAGCAAATCTAAACGAAAAACTGACGAACCTACGTGAAGAGATGAGGTGCGAAGTGCCGTTTGTTCATGTTGACTGGTTTCTTGCGACGGCATCATTGCCGCCGCTCTATCACGACATTCTGGATCTGCCAGAAACAGATCGTGAGTTAGAGAGGGACCTTGATGTGAATGTCGCGAGGAATATCCAGAGTGCGCCGGGGGTTCGCGTCTGGCGCGCAGGTTTCAACGACTCAGGTGTCTCAACTAACAATCGCGTCGTGGAACGTCATACGTCTCGATATGGTGCGTATTGGAAAAGCTACGACTTTGCTGGAAGCGTCGGTGCACAAGATATCTTTACACATCCACTCTCTTTTGCACCTGACGGTGGCGAGATAATCTTCAATCTTCCCAACGGTTTACAAGCATATTATATCTCAGATGCATCTGGTAGTCGGATAAATGTAGCACCCACCACTATCGTTTCTAATCCTGCAGCGAGCGATCCTGCCGTGCGGAATGGGCTTTCGTGTATCGGTTGCCACACAGAAGGGATGAAGACGTTTGAAGATACGGTGCGCACAACGGTTCAACGGGCGCAAAATCCGAGGTTTGATAAAGAGCAAGCGTTGCGTTTGTATGTAGAAAAGGCAGTGATGGATGCGCTCGTAAAGGATGATAAAATACGTTATGAGACAGCACTTAGAGCGACGGGAGGCATCCCTGGTGGTATTGAACCTGTGCATCGGTTCCATGAAGTATTTCACGATCCTCTTAATGCATCATACGCTGCGGCTGCTGTTGGGTTAGAAACTGACGTTTTTCTTCAAGAGATTCGCGAGAAGTCGAGTTTACAGAACTTAGGTTTGACGGGGCTAATTGATGGTGGAAACGTGCAGCGCGACACATGGACAGATCGGTTTGATGAAGTGATTGCTGCGCTGAATTCGCCTGACGATCCGAGTATTATTACCCCTGTCGTTGTAGACCGCACCCAACCGACTCCAACGGGTGCTGTTTACATCCCAGATGTGAATCTCCGCGCAGCGATTGAAGAGACACTCGGGAAAGTGCCCGGTGCTTCAATCACCACAGAGGATATGGCGAGATTGACGCGTCTTGAGGCGGATGAAAGAGGCATCCGCGATTTGACAGGACTTGAGTATGCAATAAATCTGGAACGGATAGAATTCCGTCGCAACGAGATATCTGATCTATCGCCACTCACAGGATTAACGCGCCTGAATAACATCAAGCTACGAGGGAATAGGATAACCGATGTATCACCATTGGCAGACTTAACTAACGTAGATTGGCTGGGGCTTGAGGAGAACGCGATTACCGATTTATCTCCCTTGAAGGAGTTAATAAAATTAAATGGAATAGGGATTTCAGGGAACCCTATAGCCGATGTGTCGCCGCTTACGAGTCTCATTAGTTTGGAAGGAATAGATGCTTGGCGCACGCCTATTTCAGACTTTTCGCCCTTGGCGAAATTACCAAGACTAAGATGGATAGGGTTCGGCAATGATAGATCCGTATCAACTATTCCGTCTCTAAAGGGATTAAAAAGTTTAAGACGTTTGGAAATCAGCGACTGTAACATCTCAGACCTTTCGGCATTAGCGGAATTAACACAACTGGAATGGTTGACATTGGTTAATAATTTAATATCAGACGTGTCTCCATTGAGTCATCTAAAAGACTTAGAACATCTGAACCTTGATGCCAATGTTATATCAGATGTCTCACCCCTTGCTAAACTAACAAAGTTGAAGGTGTTGTATCTTGAGAACAACGCCATATCGGATGTGTCGCCTCTCAAGGACTTAACCAACTTGGAGCGATTAGACCTCCGTAACAATGCGATATCCGATTTTTCGCCTTTAGACGGATTACCTGAAGAAACCTTCATTCGGATGGAGGGCAATCAGGGATTTCTTGTAAGAGGCTCAAGAAAAATAACAGGACCTTGGTTGTGGATGATCGCACCGACTGGTGAAAGAGGCGGGGCAAATGCCGCCGCCTCTGGGATAGATTTCCTTGCACAAATGAGTGACGGTGCTGTAACGGAGTTAAAGATCGCTACCAACGGTGCGACAGAAGGGAACCTTGTTGGTAACAAAGTGTGGACAATTGGGGAACTCTCTCCAACAGGCGGAAATAACATTAATGATATGGCGAATGATACGCGCTTGGGATCAGGTGATATAAATGATCACGTTGCTTACGGTTCCGTTGCCTTGGATTCACCGCGAGAACAAAAAACAACAATGCTTGTTGGAAGTGATGATGCTGTCAAAGTCTGGCTCAACGGGGTTTTGGTTCACAACAATCCTGTAAACCGCGGTGCGGGTGATTTTCAAGATCAGTTCCCTGTCACCTTGAAAAAAGGAACAAACACTTTGTTAATTGCTGTCTATGAGAGAGGCGGTGGTTGGAGCGGCTTTTTCGGGTTTGAAACTGGTACGGACTATACAATTATACCCGCCGATACCAGATTTTCGCTTTCCACAGAAACCACACGTTTTGCAACTGGGGATACATTTACTCTCTATCTAAATACAAAAGGTGTCGACGATTTAGCAGGATGGCAATCCGATATTATATTTGACCCAGTTGTACTAAAAGCAAACAGCGTGAAGGACGGCAATTTTCTGAGGCAGGGTGGGGGACGAACCCACTTTTTGGAAGGCGCGATTGATAACACAGAAGGGAGAATCACCGGTGTGGGTTCAGCGCGGATCTCAGAAGGGGGAGCAGACGGTGATGGCACACTGCTTTCCGTCACATTCACGGCGAAAGCTGCCGGAGAAACACGAGTTGCACTGCGTGAGTTCCAAGCCGGTTCCAGTACTGGCAAAGCAATGCCATCTGCTTCGCCTGATATAACTATTACTGTGGGGGACCCGTCTACCTTAGATGTCAGCGATACCGCGTTCTCCCTTTCCACAGATACAGCGTCCGTCCACCTCGGCGATACCTTCACGCTTCGCCTCAGGGCAAAAGATATTACCGATTTAGCGGGATGGCAATCTGACATTGCATTCGATCCTGCTGTGCTTGAAGCAGTTGAGGTGAGCGAAGGCGACTTTCTGAAGGCAGAGGGTATAAGTACCTTTTTCGGCACTGGCACGATTGACAACACCACTGGTAAAATCACCAACGTAAGCACAGCACGGTTCAAGGGTGGGGTCAGCGGCACCGGCACGCTGCTATCAATCATATTTACAGCGAAGGCTGTCGGAGAAACACGTGTAACGTTTAGCAACTTTTATGCGGGCTCCAGCAGCACTGAGGTAATTCCCTCAGACACCCCCGAAATTGCCATTACTGTTGAAGACAGTGCGTTCCTCACTTCGGATGTAAACCGAGACGATCAAGTGAACGTTCTCGATCTAATTCTGGTGGCACAACTCTTGGGTTCCACTGCATCCGGGGACAGTCGAGCTGATGTTAACGGTGACGGAACTATTAACGTTTTGGATCTAATCGTTGTTGCACAACATTTGGGTGAGTCAACCGAGGGGGCTGCTCCTTCTAATGTTGCGGCTATAGACAGCTTGGGACTAAACCCTGCGATGATTCAGGCATGGATAGCACAAGCACAAATTGAAAATGATGGATCGCTCGCTTTCCAACAGGGTATTGCTAAACTTGAGCAGCTTTTGGCGTTGTTCATTCCAGAAGAGACGGCTTTACTTCACAACTACCCAAATCCGTTCAATCCTGAAACGTGGATACCCTACCAACTCGCGGAACCCGCGGAAGTCACGGTGCATATCTATGCCACGAATGGTATCTTGGTGCGGACGTTGGCGTTGGGTTACCAACCCGCCGGTATCTATCAGTATCAGAGTCGAGCGGCATATTGGGATGGCAAAAATGAGGTCGGTGAATCTGTGGCAAGTGGTGTCTATTTTTACACCCTCACAGCAGGCGACTTCACTGCCACGAGAAAAATGTTGATCAGGAAGTGA